gctggattgtgcataggagcataggaacaattattttgttctttatttcagaattgcattaatagtcatggccagcggcagtgattccagcaccccaccgctgaggagtgaggtgagtacatgatctactattactatattcgctttcatttgtagatgggtcactcaactttttggtaaactattttgcaggcttcttcaagtgaggaggagagccaggaggaagagagggagcaggagcagagaccggagcaggagcagagaccacggggccaagctgtggttgcaggacggagagtaagtttttttttttaaactttttttttttttgggcgggtatggggggtggcgggatggggtggtgttgtgtgtggtaggtggcggtggaggaggtagggtcaacttttatttatcttgcaacaattaatattttccattttttctaggtttcacaacgggccctggatgaacccctCAACATCgacctcatggtggcatccatagaggaacggggcccgttgtgggacagccgtgacccccggcacgcggaccagggcatattgcggtgtatgtggaaagaggtggcacaattgctgtgggatggcttcgacagcgcttcccccacggtcaaagctagttttcgtaagtatttccaaaatgctgctgtgacccatcatgctaggattacacaaccgtctgtgatgtcttctattggtattgcacacggttgcgtaatcgttgtcaatatattctctaaattttgttgtgtttttttatttatttatacacagtTCGAAAACtgcggaccagatggcgctccatgaaggaccgtttcaagaggggcctgaaaaaggaaggACAGGCCCGTAGTGGTGCAgcggcttcaaggacctcggtttacaagtataaccgtatactgcaattcttgagaccggtccttgaaagcagagagtaagtctagtacctatgcacacacctagtttttacaacatgcatattcacatactacattccagccacttagcttattgcccagccatttattttggcaagttcaaagtatttaaacaaaaaaaaaaaggtgagttcaccgaggcgtgaaaagtaaaaaatacatacttttatactcttcaatcataagcagaggatgaaaaatCAGCACAATaccatagacactatctacgcgtttcaggtggcagggaacatcagacctgaaacacgtagatagtgtttttattgtattgtgcagatgtttcatcctctgcttctgattgaagtgaataaagtattttgtttttacttttcacgcctcgttgacctcgaatttatATTCATTTCTGGTATTCTCACACTTTACACagcagctcccttctgggattactacaatggtgagcgtgACTTACTAGTAATGTCCCTGAAAtcggaagtatacagaacacagaaagctagtagattggccatgcccagccaatatttcatagggGATTAGTATAGtacctatccaggtgtatccccgatttagttatacacaaataattaaaatattatagacacgccatacattccactgcaaggcaggttatgttcccatgcttgctcagctcaaaggacctgtgatgacgtctcggtcacatgaccgtgacgtcatggcaattccaacgtaagcataattgtctggcgttaaaTCGCAATCATGGGTGACTATTTGGaataaaataaatgtgttttttttaatattgatggtgcatatgcagtgtcaagattaaaaataggttaatattaatggcggtaatggatacctggcggtaaagttaattaatgacgcctgtgaaatttgatatttagtatactaatgctttccttatgttttcacagaacacacagcagcacccgcgagcctgtccgaccctctggagcggtcctttgggaAGCGCCATCTCAAgcctcgcagccatcccacagcgagagcaggtctgcaccaccacaatctggcgaaccggcagccggtccatcagatgttcccctggccgaggcctctgtcgctccttccttcgggtcttcccgacagcgtcagcgggcctcggacagggcgcccatgcccgaatttttacatttgagtaccgtctttcagaatggtttcaaggcgctgtgcgataaaatgtcaaaTATCgagcggcgtcttgaaaacatcgaaacggatctcgcgaggccggcgaaacatttttttaatgcccttcacaacgggatggttgaacatcttacgccggaactccagatttcggtcatgcagggctgcaacaatctttatgtcactgctctgcagcaggctcgggtcatgcagtcagcgacaaatgcgcccacagtaccatcgctggctgccatgactccgactcctgctgcagagcaccaccacagaggtccgcgtgacgagggccaccgccaccgccaccacagaacagagccccaaaggtcggagcaagaccggccttcaagggcacacgggcacagacgggaagccgacccacacacagagggagagaggaggaaaaaaaagaagaccaagACGACGACGActagcactacgaccttggctatggctgctcccacaactaccaccagaacacagcctgggtcgacccggagcacaccaagtacccaggctgggtctacacggagcacacccagtacccagcctgggtctacaaggagcacaccgtcaacacagcctgggtcgacccggagccggagtagccagccaaggacactggtcgtcgtccctcctcctcctccctcacctgcttTGGAAGTATCCCAACAGTGGatggatgtcggcatcccgtcaagTATCATTGAATatgctgctgcttcctccccctcgtcctcctcctcctcgtcctcctcctcggtctcttccacacccaccagaagtgagggatatcaatcccctttagttgTGGATGTAGGTACCCCGTAATGTTATGTCCCTAATTTTTTTTCctgtcccaaaataaaaaatttatttggtttacaaaaaattggtttttattgtctcaaataaagttttcaCCAAatgacaccttgcgccgtatacacaaatattgtctttgtaactgatgtgcaatgtctgacaatattttttagatttttttttattaattgttttataggcctggcgctcattgtactatcagctgttacaaacacaaccagcattgctcaatatgtcaagtttaaaatgtaccatcacacaacgatttcagtatagataaagttggtttatttgtgtaaccaacgttatcttttctgtaatcgtaaaacgatagagcccctgctgtgagattttggGTGTCAACGaatgattatgatttttttttgttacccacgctgtcattgttggatcggcgagttagacaccgatcaagcgatgtctttattttaaaataggtaatattgggttactagcgcagtgttttaaacactcaaataaaaattaaaaaataccccacaaatcaaaaaaggtgtcaaccacgtccctcgccgtcatctttccgcaattacttacactgtgattcccgcccgtaaatcagagcacaccgttaataataaacgctgtactgtggtttagggctggcacagtacggaaagctgacggcgatggacgtgtcacacaccgtaataaaatgttgttttgtatttttaataactacatttacaatggtaaacatcgtgagtgcggccatgcgcttcataacatttcccagattacacgggacttgctctttttgggttgctggagagctggctgtgtgacagctctccatcaacCACACGACcaataaacaacgatcacggtccggtggtATCACTGGTAGTTATCGTTGtagaatagttttattaatgtaccttaaagggaacctgtcacctgaatttggtgggactgtttttggctcatatgggcagagttttgggGTGTTCCAGTCCCACAAAAtacaggtgactggttccctttaaaatattggtcaggtgaggtggaagcaatgttcacagtgtcgccactatttgactctggacaaattctaccatcctgagtacaatagtgttaactctgtagagttttgcaaacatgatagtttccctccttgtcaagccaggttccatatgaaaatagtcttcagtattaattatggttaacaaggtgggagccgatgaagttttatacgtcaaaactatggtactcacggctgcaaattttattgttttgtcacagtccatttgggtactggtgctcacataaattttgtgggacaatcattactttcaataaaataggattttttacaattactatggaaaaacggatgggagatttgttttgtgaaaacggaaaggcggaAAGGCACAAAACTTTATTaacaaacacaacgcattagacaatcgggTGACATTAATAACCAAACATATGATGGTTACATgggctccacagtgtttacataacATCATAACAACACGTTGaattacaccatttgatcttgccaagaaacacggccaacatcggaaacaaaatatgcagcaaattggtccctcatatgagcaatctccaaagttgtccgcagaggatgagcttgataatcaggcaatggattttgtatgggttcatcgagttcaacgttgactctctctttatcaataataaaattgtgtagaaccacacacgccttcaccacctcatccactgtctcaattttcaaatttattgcggatcctaagatacgccatttggacaccagaatgccaaaggcgcactccacagttcttcgggccctggacagtctataattaaaaatactttttgtgcggtccaacccccgactagagtacggtttaagtaggttgccacacatttgaaaagcctcatccccaaccacaacaaatggcagggccgggccttcggtgttaggaagaggtcgtggatgggggaaattaaaattgttctcgtataatcttcggcccatgtcagactccttaaatgtccgtgaatcatttgcacgaccaaacgctccaatgtccacagcgagaaacctgcagtccgcacctgcaattgccatcagcacggtggaaaagtattttttataattataaaaaagagatccacttcttgaaggcttggtaatcctaatgtgcttgccatccacggctccgatacagttagggaaatcacaaactttttcaaatttttgggcgttggcatgccataattctcttgtagggatgggtaaaaattcctccctgaggttgtcccacaatgcgcggcatgtgtctgcaataatacccgacagtgttgagactccaatccgaaactggaaatgcagtgatctcaatgtctctccggtagccaggaaactgacaagaagaaaaataaataaataaatataattaatttaattgttatgaaagaatttttcatttttaattacaatcccccaccccaaaaaacaaaaacacgttaatttaaaaagtggcaagaacatataaatccttcacattccattacgtaccgtagagtcaccagcagacgttcctcaggggaaatcgatttacggagctgcgtgtcctgcctggatatggctccttccaccagacgcagcagatattggaagctgtcttttgacatcctggtgtactcaaaatatttgtcctggttctcatttaattcgccaaaaagacaatggtacactccacgactctctcggacttccactatagggtgtagccaaaaacgccgacgacgccTTCTCCgttgtttgtctcttttcctctgttcttgacaggcaaaagcataagctatagcaagggctaattccagctgaaaagtgaggtagatactctccatggaacgatccatcttgatgctctatggttggaaataatgtatgccggggtatatataccactattacattaatacccacccccatctacccattggtggcattatcgattgtctagacactagacccaccctcttctattcattggtggtgttatctagtgtctagacactaaattgtgtgtaaagatctaatcagtgtttgacaacgcatgcgtcgtaaaacgctgcgtttttgtaaaaacgcaccaaaaacgctgcgttttacgacgcatgcgtccgacgcttgcgtcacaaaagttgcgtttttgcgtgcgtttccgatgcgtcgtgcgttgcgtcggcgacgcagcgtcgcatgacgctaatgtgaacgtagccttaaagctgCGAGGAATCTTTTCTATACTTTGGCCAGTAGAGGCGCCGTTGCATTAAAGTTCACATAGCACATTACTAATACAAtgccacactattattaacagtcatAAAATATGATAATATTGTGAAGCAAATAAAAAATGTAGCATATTACTGTATATATTGAGGTTTTGTACCCTTTTTATACTTTTGACATATTTAAAAAtgcaaaaatatacagtacagaccaaaagtttggacacaccttctcatttaaagatttttctgtattttcatgactgaaaattgtgcattcacactgaaggcatcaaaactatgaattaacatatgtggatttatatacttaacaaaaaagtgtgaaacaactgaaattatgtcttattttctaggttcttcaaagtagccaccttttgctttgatgactgctttgcacactcttggcattctcttgatgagcttcaagaggtagtcaccggaaatggtcttccaacaatcttgaaggagttcccagagatgcttagcacttgttggcccttttgccttcactttgcggtccagctcaccccaaaccagtctggtgactgtggaggccaggtcatctggcatagcaccccatcactctccttcttggtcaaatagcctttacacagcctggaggtgtttttggggtcattgtcctgttgaaaaataaatgatgatccaactaaacgcaaaccggatggactagcatgccgctgcaagatgctgtggtagccatgctggttcagtatgccttcaatctatctatataatcgtctaaggggtacttccgtctgtctgtcacagaaatcccgcgtcgctgatcagtgacaggcttagtccagccgcgaattggcccctcccaacTCTCCTCCAGTCAACGCCAGTGTCTcgccccatcccagaccaactttttactattaaagggaacctgtcaccccgtttttgcagattgcgcagatggagatcacggcggccattttcctgaagccgagatgcaaaccgcgatctctatctgcgcacgcggccattttcctgaagccccgtgcagcagagcactccatctgcgcacgcgcggcctcaggaagatggccgcccccaccgatgacaagggtaatagcgcagatcgcgcgctttttcttcacctgcgcgcagtggattcggcacttggacatgcgcacaccactacgccaccaacggaaagctggggaagaaacagcgatgtcaccacgcccacccgacctgaccagcctaattgacaggcgaaaacggggactttggtaatgtatttcgcagcataggtggggaatcggggtacactacatacactattgtaatgcacagcgcaggccctatttaacagtatttttatctcaatctgaaaaaacggggtgacaggttgcctttaatgctggctatgcagcatcaatagtaaaaaaaaaataatgataaaaataattaaaaaaaaaaaaaaaaatcatgctattcttgcCTTCCGTCGCCTCTGCAGCTTTCCCACTCCTCACGATGCTCTCaacagcttctgttcccagtgatgcattgcgaatttacccagatgacttagcgggatTTAAATCGTGCTTCGCTGATTTGTGGCCGgacagcgcctgtcgctgattggtcgagcccagccggccgcgaattggcacgggatttaaaccacgcttcgctgattagtcgcggccagCCAGCCGATCAGcgaccatcccggaccaactttttactattgatgctgcctatgcatataatgttataaataattaaaaaaataaataaaaaacattatattctcaccttccgaagtccgccgcagcctttcccgctcctcactctCTGGTCccgagaatgcattgcggcaatgccccgagatcacgtggcggtctcgcgagaccgctacatgatcacgggttattgccgctaggcgttactgggaccggagcgtcgcgaagagcatcggtaaaggcctgggctggatctgggggccaacggtaggtgagtatataactattttttattttaattgttttttttaacagggatatggtgcccacattgctatatactacgtgggctgtgctatatactacgtggcctgtgttatataatgtgtgggctgtgttatatactgcgtgggctgtaatatactgcgtgggctgtgttatatactgcgtgggctgtgttctatactatatactacgtggctatacaatatactacgtgggctgtgttttatgctacgtggcttgtgttatactgcgtgggctgtgttagattctgcgtgggctgttagatactgcgtgggctgtgttagatactgcgtgggctgtgttagatactgcgtgggctgtgttagatactgcgtgggctgtgttagatactgcgtgggctgttacatactgcgtaggctgttacatactgcgtgggctgtgttatatactgcgtgggctgtgttatatactgcgtgggctgtgttatatactgcgtgagctgtgttatatactgcgtggcctgtgttatatactgcgtaagctgtgctgtatactacgtggctgtgttatatacgtggctatgctaaatactacgtggctatgctatatactacttggactgtgttatatgctacgtggcttgtatt
This region of Ranitomeya imitator isolate aRanImi1 chromosome 1, aRanImi1.pri, whole genome shotgun sequence genomic DNA includes:
- the LOC138657550 gene encoding uncharacterized protein gives rise to the protein MASGSDSSTPPLRSEASSSEEESQEEEREQEQRPEQEQRPRGQAVVAGRRVSQRALDEPLNIDLMVASIEERGPLWDSRDPRHADQGILRCMWKEVAQLLWDGFDSASPTVKASFLRKLRTRWRSMKDRFKRGLKKEGQARSGAAASRTSVYKYNRILQFLRPVLESRETHSSTREPVRPSGAVLWEAPSQASQPSHSESRSAPPQSGEPAAEWFQGAVR